A single genomic interval of Corvus hawaiiensis isolate bCorHaw1 chromosome 5, bCorHaw1.pri.cur, whole genome shotgun sequence harbors:
- the INO80B gene encoding INO80 complex subunit B, giving the protein MSPGIPLPPGPPGPAAGREQSPRIARTRTAHTCDHTWAFTLCFRSHLRSSHRCVPTWAHTLTHTCTFTPCVRPVVSLTPAQFTPEFTPEFLHTPGPGGPKAPRWRFPPGTAHHLPTSNMAAAASAAPGRRRKRVRAEASPGGSGSVRNWVPRSRMRRAWRRGAMEAGGHGQEAEAGGHGGHKKKHKKHKKKHKKRHHHEAGPPPGPEPSRQPRLRLRLRIKLGGQILGTKSVPTFTVVPEGPHSPSPSPLLGGDEEEPSEGVPIEQYRAWLDEDSNLAPSPLPELDSESCFPPREEGEEEEEEEEEEEEEERRWLAALERGELDDNGDIKREVDESLLTARQRALLHKQQSQPLLQLPMGAKAKEVTEEMREKREERARRRRLQAARKAEESKNQTIERLTRTHKAKVRALRERRARPAPCPVVHYRSAGDGITVSFPVGLPLPLPPATAPPVPPAQPCAVPGCPNPKRYSCARTGRPLCSLGCYQRNLQLLQTPG; this is encoded by the exons ATGTCCCCCGGCATTCCATTGCCCCCAGGACCGCCGGGACCCGCGGCTGGGCGGGAACAGTCCCCCAGGATAGCCAGGACACGCACAGCTCACACCTGTGATCACACCTGGGCATTCACCCTGTGCTTTCGCTCACACCTGCGCAGCTCACACCGGTGTGTTCCCACCTGGGCTCACACACTAACACACACCTGCACGTTCACCCCGTGTGTTCGCCCTGTGGTTTCGCTCACACCTGCACAGTTCACACCTGAGTTCACGCCTGAATTCCTTCACACACCTGGCCCGGGCGGCCCAAAAGCACCGCGGTGGCGGTTTCCCCCCGGGACAGCGCACCACTTGCCCACTTCAAACATGGCGGCGGCAGCGTCAGCGGCCCCGGGAAGACGGCGGAAGCGAGTCCGGGCGGAAGCGAGTCCGGGCGGAAGCGGGTCCGTCCGGAATTGGGTCCCCCGCAGCCGGATGCGCAGGGCCTGGCGGCGCGGCGCGATGGAGGCCGGCGGCCACG GGCAGGAGGCCGAGGCGGGCGGCCATGGCGGCCACAAGAAGAAACACAAGAAGCACAAGAAAAAGCACAAGAAGCGGCACCACCACgaggcggggccgcccccgggccccgAACCCTCCCGGCAGCCCCGGCTGCGGCTCCGGCTCCGGATCAAGCTGGGAGGGCAGATCCTGGGCACCAAGAG TGTCCCCACGTTCACGGTGGTCCCCGAAGGGCCGCACTCGCCGTCCCCCTCCCCACTGCTGGGAGGGGACGAGGAGGAGCCCAGCGAGGGGGTCCCCATCGAGCAGTACCGGGCCTGGCTGG ATGAGGACAGCAACCTGgccccctccccactgcccGAGCTGGACTCCGAGAGCTGCTTCCCTCCCCgcgaggagggggaggaggaggaagaggaggaggaggaagaagaggaggaggagcggcGCTGGCTGGCGGCCCTCGAGAGGGGGGAGCTGGATGACAACGGCGACATCAAGAGGGAGGTGGACGAGTCCCTCCTGACAGCCCGGCAG CGCGCGCTGCTGCacaagcagcagagccagcccctgctgcagctgcccatGGGCGCCAAGGCCAAGGAGGTGACGGAGGAGATGCGGGAGAAGCGGGAGGAGCGGGCGCGGCGCCGGCGGCTCCAGGCCGCCCGCAAGGCCGAGGAGAGCAAGAACCAGACCATCGAGCGCCTCACGCGCACGCACAAGGCCAAGGTGAGGGCCCTGCGCgagcgccgcgcccgccccgcgccctgCCCCGTCGTGCACTACCGCAGCGCTGGCGACGGCATCACCGTGTCCTTCCCCGTGgggctgccgctgccgctgcccccCGCCACCGCCCCGCCCGTGCCCCCCGCCCAGCCCTGCGCCGTGCCCGGCTGCCCCAACCCCAAGCGCTACAGCTGCGCCCGCACCGGGCGCCCgctctgcagcctgggctgctaCCAGCGcaacctgcagctgctgca
- the RTKN gene encoding LOW QUALITY PROTEIN: rhotekin (The sequence of the model RefSeq protein was modified relative to this genomic sequence to represent the inferred CDS: deleted 1 base in 1 codon): MLYIRQIAASIQEPELQRALERALRVREGARRLLPACSRPEQALETTKTLVLCDARVVARGGELQRRQEARLRGARRPSDAGPGAERVPCRGTVCISDLRIPLMWKDTEYFRNKGELHRCAVFLLLQVGAEIHDTPTVLVDRTLTDICFEGAVLFSEAGPDFELKVELYSAGLPGGGAQGSTPKKLATRLSTSLGRSSGRRARAAMEGGPGSPPGTGGTGALLLPPPGVPCPQFQLLAHAALSLEQVHDGFRTHDLVVAADEQSPCWVPLYGRMCCRLAARPSCMDTAAATGTLRLQAPGAEGPSGPPLFCVLRGPGLLCYGSAGEAEAGQEPRLTIAVTKDTRVRAVESGGRRQPPGVAVTNRLGGEEVTHTLVAESVAEAQRWLEAFGQHLYDLAQWKQCCEELMRIEEPPPRRPPAPLPPQGSLYHQTAIDPSDDIVAVTDILTRHRGGPQAPGSPPWLSLFEGPPLRSPSPPRRGRPRTLSLDARLSTLKGRGGPPKPPHSSSSSSGSSSPGPPQRDPPRPLQSRV, translated from the exons ATGCTCTACATCCGCCAGATCGCCGCCAGCATCCag GAGCCGGAGCTGCAGCGGGCTCTGGAGCGGGCGCTGCGGGTGCGGGAGGGGGCCCGGCGGCTGCTCCCCGCCTGCAGCCGCCCCGAGCAGGCGCTGGAGACCACCAAGACCCTGGTGCTGTGCGATGCCAGGGTGGTCGCG CGGGGGGGGGAGTTGCAGCGGCGCCAGGAGGCTCGGCTAAGGGGGGCCCGGCG cccctcggACGCCGGGCCCGGGGCTGAGCGGGTGCCGTGCCGGGGCACTGTCTGCATCTCAG ATTTGCGCATCCCGCTGATGTGGAAGGACACCGAGTACTTCAGGAACAAGGGGG aGCTGCACCGCTGCGCcgtgttcctgctgctgcaggtgggggCCGAGATCCACGACACCCCCACGGTGCTGGTGGACCGAACCCTCACTGACATCTGCTTCGAGGGCGCCGTGCTCTT CTCCGAGGCGGGCCCCGATTTCGAGCTGAAGGTGGAGCTGTACAGCGCCGGGCTGCCTGGCGGGGGGGCGCAGGGCAGCACCCCCAAAAAGCTGGCCACGCgcctcagcacctccctgggcCGCTCCTCCGGGCGCCGGGCACGGGCGGCCATGGAGGGGGGGCCCGGCAGCCCCCCGGGCACCGGCGGCACcggggcactgctgctgccacccccCGGCGTCCC gtgtccccaattccagctcctggcccacGCCGCGCTGTCCCTGGAGCAGGTGCACGACGGGTTCCGCACCCACGACCTCGTCGTCGCCGCCGACG agcagagcccctGCTGGGTGCCCCTGTACGGGCGCATGTGCTGCCGCCTGGCGGCCAGGCCGAGCTGCATGGACACCGCCGCGGCGACAGGGACCCTGCGGCTGCAG GCGCCAGGGGCTGAGGGGCCGAGCGGGCCCCCCCTGTTCTGCGTCCTGCGgggcccagggctgctctgctaCGGCAGCGCCGGCGAGGCCGAGGCCGGGCAGGAGCCCAGACTCACCATCGCTGTCACCAAG GACACGCGGGTGCGCGCGGTGGAGTCGGGGGGCCGCAGGCAGCCCCCCGGGGTGGCCGTCACCAACCGGCTGGGCGGGGAGGAGGTGACGCACACGCTGGTGGCCGAGAGCGTGGCCGAGGCCCAGCGCTGGCTCGAAGCCTTCGGGCAGCACCTCTACGACTTGG CCCAGTGGAAGCAGTGCTGTGAGGAGCTGATGCGGATCGAGGAGCctcccccgcgccgccccccggccccgctgcccccccaGGGCTCACTCTACCACCAGACGG cTATTGACCCCTCCGATGACATCGTGGCGGTGACCGACATCCTGACGCGGCACCGGGGGGGTCCCCAAGCGCCGGGCTCGCCCCCGTGGCTGTCGCTGTTCGAGGGGCCCCCCCtgcgcagccccagccccccccgccggggccgcccccgcacCCTGTCCCTCGATGCCCGGCTCAGCACCCTGAAGGGCCGGGGGggcccccccaaacccccccactccagctcctccagcagcggcagcagcagcccaggacccccccagcgtgacccccccagacccctccagTCCCGGGTGTGA
- the LOC125326030 gene encoding LOW QUALITY PROTEIN: drebrin-like (The sequence of the model RefSeq protein was modified relative to this genomic sequence to represent the inferred CDS: deleted 1 base in 1 codon), whose translation MAGPGLERYRLALLAAREDVGNPRAATDWAVFGYEKHHDLKLLDSGAGGPDELAGKFSVGSVMYGLCRVPDPGSGTPRIVLISWVGEKVPEPLRAACAGHLPAIRSFFREATAVISARRSEEVTLEGLRRVLAQLEPPAPRPPRRTPQDTPELVGTNYRKTNPALELQRTQRDSFWEQAEREEQQRKEQERQREREQRRRWERERMEEERLQAAERERRLQERERLIEERRQEQARLDAEERRKEQERWEQQQREQEAAERERGGRSGVSGTAAEAAILVSQRTQNPREFFRQRERSGSTSTSPLPGSTPSARRPFLRYQRSLTESAFIFRRPEPPQTPPARRLQGGTAPQPPPAAAASAPRPRGDRDPAMCHQRDPRQPHGQGHPSLCRSGDPPQPSPSRVPPCHQSCGDGDPPKCHHQDPPQCCGDRDPTTWHPGDPLQPSPSRVPPCHQSCGDGDPPKCHHRDSPQPRGDRDPSLCHPKEPPQPCGVGHPPMCHHWDPFQPHGNWDPSLCHPGDPQFCHHRVRVPLCHVWAPPSPPRMGIPPGPSGSGSSESTYGVEPLPPSSTPGLGSPPRPPRDEEGPLPDTPPLPSPPAWESLGPLVEGVRSPREGSPIPPAGPPPHSPGPPRPVQDPQDLGRNGIGGHEWGGWEAPWEPRPPPGQGDEPSENLVLHKATPGFALLLARDAPHPPLLGGPTPPTEDEDLSPHAV comes from the exons atggcggggccggggctggagcGGTACCGGCTGGCGCTGCTGGCGGCGCGGGAGGACGTGGGGAACCCCCGGGCTGCGACCGACTG GGCCGTCTTTGGCTATGAGAAGCACCACGACCTCAAGCTCCTGGATTCCGGAG CCGGGGGGCCGGATGAGCTCGCTGGGAAATTCTCTGTCGGCAGCGTCATGTACGGGCTGTGCCGGGTCCCCGATCCTGGTTCTGGCACCCCCAGGATCGTCCTTATCAGCTGG GTGGGGGAAAAGGTGCCAGAACCGCTGAGGGCGGCGTGTGCCGGACACCTGCCGGCCATCCGGAGCTTCTTCAGG GAGGCCACGGCGGTGATCAGCGCCCGCCGCTCCGAGGAGGTGACGCTGGAGGGGCTGCGCCgagtgctggcacagctggagccccCCGCCCCTCGCCCCCCCAGGAGGACCCCCCAGGACACCCCGGAGCTGGTG GGAACCAACTACCGCAAGACCAACCCGGCGCTGGAGCTCCAGCGCACCCAGCGCGATTCCTTCTGGGAACAGGCTGAG CGCGAGGAGCAGCAGCGGAAGGAGCAGGAGcggcagcgggagcgggagcagcgGCGGCGCTGGGAGCGGGAGCGCATGGAGGAGGAGCGGCTGCAGGCGGcggagcgggagcggcggctGCAGGAGCGGGAGCGGCTCATCGAGGAGCGCCG GCAGGAGCAGGCGCGGCTGGACGCGGAGGAGcggaggaaggagcaggagcgATGG gaacagcagcagcggGAGCAGGAGGCGGCCGAGCGGGAGCGCGGGGGGCGCAGCGGGGTCAGCGGGACGGCTGCC GAAGCCGCCATCCTGGTCTCCCAGCGCACCCAGAACCCCCGGGAATTCTTTCGGCAGCGGGAGCGCTCGGGCTCCACGTCCACGTCGCCCCTGCCCGGCAGCACCCCCA GTGCCCGCCGGCCCTTCCTGCGGTACCAGCGCAGCCTGACGGAATCCGCCTTCATCTTCCGCCGGCCGgagcccccccagaccccccccgCCCGGCGCCTCCAGGGGGGCACCGCCCCCCAGCCCCCGCCGGCTGCCGCCGCCTctgccccccggccccgcggggacAGGGACCCCGCAATGTGCCACCAGCGGGACCCCCGCCAGCCCCACGGGCAGGGGCACCCCTCCCTCTGCCGCTCTGGGgaccccccccagcccagcccgagCAGGGTCCCCCCATGCCACCAGTCCTGTGGGGACGGGGACCCCCCAAAGTGCCACCACCAGGACCCCCCTCagtgctgtggggacagggaccccaCAACGTGGCACCCTGGGGAccccctccagcccagcccgAGCAGGGTCCCCCCTTGCCACCAGTCCTGTGGGGACGGGGACCCCCCAAAGTGCCACCACCGGGActctccccagccccggggggacagggacccctccctctgccaccccaaggagcccccccagccctgtggtGTCGGACACCCCCCAATGTGCCACCACTGGGACCCCTTCCAGCCCCATGGGAACTGGGACCCCTCCCTCTGCcaccctggggacccccagTTTTGCCACCACCGGGTCAGAGTCCCCCTCTGCCATGTCTGgg cccctcccagccccccccgGATGGGGATCCCCCCTGGCCCCTCTGGGTCGGGGTCTTCTGAAAGCACTTATGGGGTagagcccctccctccttccagcacTCCCGGCTTGGGGTctccccccaggcccccccGGGATGAAGAGGGGCCCCTCCCGGACACTccccccctgcccagccccccGGCATGGGAATCTCTGGGGCCGCTGGTTGAGGGGgtccgcagcccgcgggaggGGTCCCCAATACCCCCGGCCGGGCCTCccccgcacagccccggccccccccgccCGGTGCAGGACCCCCAGGATTTGGGGCGCAATGGAATCGGGGGGCACGAGTGGGGGGGCTGGGAGGCCCCCTGGGAGCCGAGACCCCCCCCGGGGCAG GGGGACGAGCCCAGCGAGAACCTCGTCCTGCACAAAGCCACTCCAG GCTTCGCGCTGCTGCTGGCCCGTGACGCCCCCCACCCACCGCTTTTGGGGggccccaccccccccaccgAGGACGAGGACCTCTCCCCCCATGCAGTGTAG